The sequence AGAAATTCCAAGGGATGATTTGTATTTGACCACCAAAGTTTGGGTGAGCAATTTCGGATATGACAAGACAATAAAGTCAGTAAATAAGTCATTGGAAGATTTGCAAACCGATTATCTTGATTTATTGCTTCTTCATGTACCATTTGGAGATTATTACGGCTCATACAGGGCGCTTCAGGATTTGCAAAAGGAAGGAAAAGCACTGTCCATAGGTGTTTCCAATTTTGATCCTGCCCGTTTGTTGGACTTGGACATGCATAATGACGTCACTCCGCAGGTTAATCAGGTTGAAACATCACCATACTACCAGCAGTATGGAGCAAATGAAATGATGAACCGTTTGGGAGTGGCTCATCAAAGTTGGGGTGCTCTGGGTGATGGAGCAAACAACCTCTTTTCCAATCCTATTCTTGTAGATATTGCCGAAAAATACGGCAAAACCACTGTACAAGTGATTTTCAGATGTCTTATAGACAGAGGCATTCCTTTTTCATGCAAATCACTTAAACCTCATAGAATGGAGGAAAACATTGACCTTTTTGATTTCAAATTAAATAAAAAGGAAATAGAAAAAATCAGACAATTGGATAGTGGTGAAGATCCATTTGAAGAGTATTTTAGTGCGGAATTGGTTGAAGATTTCTGTTCCGAAATAGTATAGCTTATTTTTTTGAATTCAGGCAAAAAAGTGTATAGTTAAATAAGTGGAATCATAAAACTTATTTAACTTTAACTGATGCCTTTTTTGATATTGCGGAAAAATATTTATTTCCGTTAAATTTAACAGAATATTTATATGTTTTTTTAGCTTTTAGGATAACTTTAAATGAAGCTATTCCCTTTGAATTTGTTTTTGCTGAATATGTCTTTTTGTTGATTGTCATCTTTACGGTTTTTTTGGCAATTGTGTTTTTGAATTGGTCTTTCAGCTGGACTTTGATTATTTTCCTTTTGGATTTCAACTTCAAAGCTTTTGTCTTTACTGCCAATGTTGGCTTTTGTTTTTTTACTGTAATCTTATAGCTTTTAGAAATTGGGTTGAACCGACTGTCTCCTGGGAATATGCAGGAAATTTTATAAGTTCCTATGCTTTTTAAACTGATTTGAAGTTTTGCAGCTCCGTTGCTGTCTGTCTTTTTTTCATAAGTTTTTCCATTAAGTTTAATTTGACATATCTTTGAAGGCAACTTATTGTAGTTTTCATCAACAAGTGTAATTTTAAAGTATTTGCCATTGTATAAACAGTACGTTATGAGATTTGATGCCTGAATTATTGTATCTTTTTTAAAGATAAATGAGTTGTTGATCAGCACATATGATTCGAACTGATAATTAGGCATGAAATCCAATAGTTTTGACCCGTCATTCAATGTAAAATTTATTGAATCCGGAAACTCTTCAATGTTTACCCAATTCTGAGGTGATGCATATCCTGCGTCAAAAAGAAGTTTTTGCCTGATGAATGAATCGCCGGAGTTGATATTGAAACCCCAATAATTGAATTTAACATAGTCTGAGCTTCCCCAATATGCAGAATCATTGCCTGATGTGTTGTTGGCAAATATGCAATATTCCAGACTTCCTTTGATTCCTCTCCAGTAAACTGCAGCCCCATAGGTTCTTGCCGTGTTGTTTGCAAAAATTGATTTTTTAAGCTTTCCGTTTGAACCGATCCATACAACCGCTCCTCCAAACTGACTTGCCAATGACAAATCTGTTATGGAATTTGTAAAAACAGAATTTGATAAAATTCCATTTGATCCGACCCATGCAACTGATCCGCCGGCATGATAGGCCAGATTATCCTTAAATATGCAGTTGCTAACATCATTGTCATTGCCGTTCAATTGGAATGCCCCTCCGGTATATAGGGCCGTATTGCCTGTAAAAACACAGTTTGCAATGGATACATTGTTTCCTTCGGCAGCTATTGCTCCGCCGTATTGGGCTGAATTTTTTGTGAAATTGCAACTGATTACTTTCAGATTGTCTGCATAGCAATAAATCGCTCCTCCCGAACTGGGGTCGAATCTGTCATTTGCAGTGCCGCTTACAAATGCAATGTTTTCCAGAACAACATTGTCTGCTTTAATATTCAGAATTTGTGTTGTCAGCCTTCCGTTCAATTTGGCGCCGTCTCCGCTTCCCCTGAGTGTGATTGCCTTATTGATGGTTATCGGTTTTGAATCTCCGGAATATGTTCCCTGCAGAATGATTGTATCAGATTCATTTGCGTTGTCGATTGTAGTTTGTATTGCATCAAAAGTTTTTTCCATCACTGGAGTATTTGACAGTTCCAAAGTGGAGTTGTCCTGAGCGGATACTGCCGAAATTATAAAAAATGCCAGAAAAATTAGAGAGATTAATGTCATTTTTGATTTCATTTTTTTCACCACGATATGTAAAATTATATTCTTCGATTGAATATAAATATATATGCATCAAATCGTGATTTTCTAAAAATGAATGTTTCGATTATTATTTGCCCTTATTGACGTTTGTTTTATTGTAATCGGTATTTCCGTTGGTCTGCTTTTTGAGTATTGTTTTTGAAACACTTAAAATGGTTTTTAAAAGAACAAATCCGTCCTGTGAAACCTGTCGGATAAGATATGTCGGACGCAAATAGAACTTAAGAAAAGCCTTCTTTTGGATGCTTCTAAGCTCTTTGCTTGTGCAGTCAACAGTTTCCAGCACAGGATTTAAAAGGGTGTACTTGGACCAGTCCGTAATGCTTATCAGATTCTTCTTGAATGTTTCGTTATAAAATCTGGTTCCGGGATATGGTGTGGCCAGACTGTAGAGGGCATAATTCGGATTCAGCTTTTTAACATAGTCGATTGTCCTTTGAATGCTTGAACGGGTATCTTCAGGCATTCCGATTACGCATGAAGCTATGGTTCTGATTCCTACTTTTCGGGCAAGCTTAAATGCATTCTCGGTTTTGGCGACTGTGATGTTCTTGTTCATATTATCAAGTGTTTGCTGGTCTGCACTTTCAACGCCTATGAAAATGGTAATGCAGCCTGCATCCTTCATGGTTTGCAAAAGTTCCTCATCCAGGGTATCCACCCTTGAGGTGCAGCCCCACCAGAACTTAAGGTTTCGCCTTTTTATTTCACGGCAGAAGTCATAGACGAACCTTTTGTTTAATGTGAATGTATCGTCCATAAATGCGATTGTGTCTATGTTTTCCTCCAGAAGCCTCATCTGGATTTCATCAACGACATTGGAATATGACCTTCTCCTTAATTTGTTTCCGTGAAGTGCAGCTGATGAGCAGAATGAGCACTGCATAGGACATCCCCTTGTAGTGATTATAGTTGCAACATTGGTTGTGATATTGAGGATTCTGTATTTTTCCATTGGAAATAGGTGGAATGCCGGAAACGGCAGTTCATCCAGATTCTGTATGACCGGCCGGTCAGGAGTCAATACCAATGAACCGTCATTTTCATCGTGAAATGCCAATCCAGGGACTGCTTTCAAATCGCCATGCTTTTCGATTGTCTGGACAAGTTCCAATAGGGTGTATTCCCCTTCTCCCCTTACAACAACATCAACGCTTTCTTCCTCAAGAACGCTTTTGTATTCAAAGGTAGGGTGATATCCTCCCAATACCACAACTGTATCCGGTTTTACCTGCTTTATCTTATCGGCAGAATCCAGTGCAACTCCTATGGTAGGTGTCAATGCGCTGATTGATACTATATCAGGGTCTCTTTTTAAAATTTCCTCGCCTATTTCATCATAGGTCAGCTCAAGAGCACTGGCATCCATGACATCAACGTCATATCCGTTTTTCTCAAGGACCGCTGCCATATATCCGATTCCAAGAGATGGGGCTACAACACCTAAAAACTTGTATTTTGAGTTTGTTTGGGGAGGATTAATAAATGTTATTTTCATCATATCACTTTTTTTTTAAAAGTTTTCAAGTTATTTAAAATAAAGTTTTCTATATATTTAAACTTTTTGAATACAATCCAATTATATGTATGTTGAATTTCATGTTAATGTTTTTTGTGAAGGGAAAAATAGTTAAAATGGCAAATGTAAAGTAAATATTATATTAAAAGGATTTGTGATTATGTTTGAAAACAATACCAAAACAAGAATGTATGCATATCTGATGGGAATATTCTGTGCTTCAATAATAGTTTCCAATATATTGGCTACCAAAACATTGGAATTTGAATTTATAGCTCTGCCATGTTCAATATTGACGTTTCCAGTATTGTTCATAGTAAATGATATTCTTTCTGAAATTTACGGCTATAAAATGACTCGGGATGTTATCTACCTTGGTTTCATAATCAATATTATTGCAATTGCCCTGTATCATATTGCAATGGCATTTCCTTCAAGCAGCCCAAATGCACCTGCATTTGCAATGCTTCTCTCAACAACTCCACGGCTATTCATTGCAGGGCTCATTTCATATATGCTTGGAAATATACTGAATTCAAAAGTTTTGGTTAAGTTAAAAGAGAGATACAATGACCAGCTCTTTGTACGCTGCATGCTCAGCACTGCAATAGGTGAAACTGTTGATTCCATTATTTTCATCTCAATTTCGTTTGTCGGCGTTTTACCGAATGATTTGATATTGACAATGATTTGCTGTCAGATAGTGTTTAAGGTTCTATATGAACTCTTGGCATATCCAGTAACCAGAAAAGTAATCATGTATATAAGAACTTTGGACGATGGGGAATTGAAAGGCCAAATCTAATGCTTTGATTTAATATTGGGAAGTTAGGCTCATATATTAAATATCTGTAAAAATAATATATTACTATGAATTTCATGAACAACAGTGCCAACATCAAACAGTTTCAACTGATTAGATATATTAATGAAAACTGCATCGACGACCATGTGATATCAAAAATTTCAATCGTGCTTCGCCGTGATAAAATTGAAGCCCCTTACTATATGATCACCAAAATCAAAATGTCTTCATGCATCGACAGGCAGGATAATGGTCTTATTCATGCAATGGATATGCTTAGCCATCACAGGAGGCATAACCTTACTGAAGACAAATACAATGAAATCAAATCATTGATTGTCGATGCATCCGATGATGACAATCAGGTTAAGGTCATTGAAAAGGAAAATCAGATTAAGGTGATTTTGATGTCTAAAGATGACGACGAATTCAGGAATCTTTTTGAAAGCTACTCTGAACTTTTTGAAAAAATAGATAATC comes from uncultured Methanobrevibacter sp. and encodes:
- a CDS encoding aldo/keto reductase, producing MDFKKLNNNEKIPYISFGVFDINPEDTKKAVLDALDVGYRSFDNAQVYYNEKEVGQAIRESEIPRDDLYLTTKVWVSNFGYDKTIKSVNKSLEDLQTDYLDLLLLHVPFGDYYGSYRALQDLQKEGKALSIGVSNFDPARLLDLDMHNDVTPQVNQVETSPYYQQYGANEMMNRLGVAHQSWGALGDGANNLFSNPILVDIAEKYGKTTVQVIFRCLIDRGIPFSCKSLKPHRMEENIDLFDFKLNKKEIEKIRQLDSGEDPFEEYFSAELVEDFCSEIV
- a CDS encoding queuosine precursor transporter — its product is MFENNTKTRMYAYLMGIFCASIIVSNILATKTLEFEFIALPCSILTFPVLFIVNDILSEIYGYKMTRDVIYLGFIINIIAIALYHIAMAFPSSSPNAPAFAMLLSTTPRLFIAGLISYMLGNILNSKVLVKLKERYNDQLFVRCMLSTAIGETVDSIIFISISFVGVLPNDLILTMICCQIVFKVLYELLAYPVTRKVIMYIRTLDDGELKGQI
- a CDS encoding B12-binding domain-containing radical SAM protein encodes the protein MKITFINPPQTNSKYKFLGVVAPSLGIGYMAAVLEKNGYDVDVMDASALELTYDEIGEEILKRDPDIVSISALTPTIGVALDSADKIKQVKPDTVVVLGGYHPTFEYKSVLEEESVDVVVRGEGEYTLLELVQTIEKHGDLKAVPGLAFHDENDGSLVLTPDRPVIQNLDELPFPAFHLFPMEKYRILNITTNVATIITTRGCPMQCSFCSSAALHGNKLRRRSYSNVVDEIQMRLLEENIDTIAFMDDTFTLNKRFVYDFCREIKRRNLKFWWGCTSRVDTLDEELLQTMKDAGCITIFIGVESADQQTLDNMNKNITVAKTENAFKLARKVGIRTIASCVIGMPEDTRSSIQRTIDYVKKLNPNYALYSLATPYPGTRFYNETFKKNLISITDWSKYTLLNPVLETVDCTSKELRSIQKKAFLKFYLRPTYLIRQVSQDGFVLLKTILSVSKTILKKQTNGNTDYNKTNVNKGK